Genomic segment of Aptenodytes patagonicus chromosome 17, bAptPat1.pri.cur, whole genome shotgun sequence:
TGGAATACTCAGTTTCCTAGAGTTCTGTTTAATAATATCCAGCATTTTACTGGTAAAGCTTGAGAAATAAATGCTTATTCATCTACACagttggaaaaaaccaaacaaacaaacctgaaatTTTAATACACGTTAAACACTTCCTGAATTCATCCATCAgtgtaaaaaaaatgtaatctgaTGTGCCCAAATTTTCCCAGCAGAGATCCAAGAAGCCAAGGCTCCCAGCCCTTCTATAAACAGGCAGGCTAGCATCGAGACAGATCGAGTATCCAAGGAATTCATAGAATTTCTCAAGACATATCATAAACCTGGACAAGATATCTATAAGCAATGTAAACTATTTTTGGATGCAATGAATCATAAAAGGGTAAGTTTTGCATGccttttacataaataaaatggggaaattagggagagatggagaaaatgcTGCTCTTTGTCCAGCAGTTTGTTTTTTATGTATTGTATACAGGAGTCTTCAGCTGATATGCTTAGTAAAATGAAGATCTAGTGGCAGTCTTAAATTCTGAATGCCTGCCTTTTTGGTATGGTATATGACCAAAGAAACCCTCAAACCCCAATATCTCAGGTATCTTGAGAGAACTTTCCTTTGCATCCTGAATAAATGAGTTCTGAAAGATAAAATGTCTATTGAACAAACAATTTTCTAGATAAATATGACTTGTGGAATTATAATATATTACATAACAAGTTTTTAGATATCTTAAGTCTAAAAAATTATAAAGATAATACAGTATCAAACCACATGTCTCCTTTTCTTTGGGGAAGGAGAACttgactgcttttttcttttaatatggaaTAAGGGTTACATCTTCATTCTCCATGTAAAAAACTTAATGTTCTTGAAATATTGATGTGTCTGTAGTGCCACCTATGGTTGAAATGAGTCAGTATTCAGCAcgcttttttattttccccccctACCTTTCCTATTTAGTAAGTAGTTACTCAAATTATATCCTCAAATTGGACTGGAAATTAAAGGGAGCTTTGATGGAATCTTATGTGCCCTCCGCTTCGAAAAGATCTtgaagttttggtttttttttttcttttagaactgATTTGTTCTGAGCACCGAGTTTGTGAAAATAgtgttttattgttattattggtTATAAACAGTGAAGGTACTCTTATTTCCTGCTTCCTTGATAGTTTGTGCTAGTCAAAAAAGTCTTTCTCAAAACGTACAATTTGCTACTACACGTAAACCAGGCCTAAAATGCAGCACTGTCTTCAGAGCTGAGACTTTGTGTTCAGGCTAACTGTCTAGTTTTTGGCCTCGGAGAATTCAGAAACCAAgttctctctccattttttttacatattgttTTATGCTGCCATTTAATGGTGAAACATGACTTGATCCATAAAGTTAATTTTAACCCTTCAAACCTCCATTATGTTCTTCAGTAGCTCAGTTAGTTACTGCTCAGAAGACAATGTTGTTTCGCAAATAACATTGTGAATATATTTCATAGTAACCCTATCATTAGAAGTGTTTACTGTATAGATATTCTTTCAAATATATGATTCTATGTTCTTGGCTTTTTGGTATACTGTAtatcatcttttaaaaagttatagaCACAAAATTGGGAGCAAGCATTCTGCTTAATAGCCTACATTACTTTGTCACCATTACTCAGGGATGTGTCTGGGCAAAATGGCATTGCACCTGTCCAATTCCATTGCTAATACACATCTGTTCAGCAAGTAAGTCTTTCAGATGTTAAGGAGACAGTATGTCTTGGTTTCTCATATTTTTGAATATAATTTAGCCAACATAAACACCTCGGACTATATATTTGCATTCTCAGACTGTTACTGCAGCTGGACGCTTTccctaaacaaaaacaaaacatcagAGGCATTGCTGCCATTTCTTCCACACATGCACACTTAATCAGTTTTCTGTTACAGGAATTAAGTATTGAGGAGCAATCTGAATGTGCCCAGGACTTCTATCAAAATGTAGCAGAGAAATTACAGACACGTTGGAAAGGTATCATGATGTTCTTCCTCGTATCTTACTGCTGAAAAAGTAATGATTTGAGGATAAAGCCTCTTGCATCTTCAAGTAAAAACGAAGCATTCCTAACCAGCTTTCAGAAATACTGTTAACAAATTCTAGTACCGTAGTTAGAACTATTGCCAGCAGCACCAGTTCTATAAAGTTTTGCAGtctaaattatttgtttttacaggtttttcttAAACTCTCAATTAAATGCGGTtcagttgttttcatttcttgttttagaTTCAATACTATTTGTTTAAAATGGAGGTTGAATGTGTAGCCTCAACCCAATTAACAGGCTGTGAGCCTTACGTTACACTGTAATGCGCAAGAAGCCAGTGCCAGGGGAGTGTTGCTGCTGCAGACTGCTTTTACGTGCCTGGTATGTAAGTGGCACAGCTTAGAACACacccagggattttttttagaCATAAACAGGTACAGAGGACTTGGAAGACCTCACTGGATTTATTCtcaaagactgtatttttcaagaaatattctTGTAAGCTACAAGCAGCTGAACCTAATTTGTGTGTTGAATGTGATTCATTGTGAACCTATGCACGTACTTACTTTGGCATGTCACTATGGTGTTCTCACCATTATATTTTTACTTCTGCTGTAGAGAGTGAAAATACTCCAAGTATATCTGTTCTTTATTAACTCAGGTTGGCTCAAGTCAGTAGTACTGATTTGGTGATATTGGGACCAAACTGTATTAATCTTCAAAACAGCCATGGAATACTTTATTTACTGTATTGGGGTGGGATTTGTACCTTTCAGTGCCCCCTGAAAAAGTTGAGAAAGCAATGGATCAGATTGAAAAATACATTATGACTCGACAGTATAAATACGTCTTTTGCCCTGAAACAACTGATGATGAGAAGAAAGATCTTGCTGTCCAAAAGAGAATCAGGTaagtctttgaaagaaaaatagttgagTAATCCACAGTCCTGTGCATGAGCTCTAAATCAAGCACATTAAAAATCTTTTGCTGTACGTACAAAAATGGCAAGCTTTTTAACCGGAAAGAGTTAAAAACACTTTATTTAAGAAACGGAGGGAATGAATAATGAAAGCTACTATGTTAGGAAAACTAATTGGTGTGCTTTTGTTAAAttgtagcaaaaaaagaaaatattttttctggaaataaattacttcagtgGAATAAACTAGCTTATGACTGGACTAGTGCCTCACTTACACAAAGCATTCCTTGTGCATTGAATTCAAGAAGCAGCTGGCTTCAAACACCTGAATGTTACTGGCACAGAACGGTTTAACACTTTTTCTTGTCATAGGGCTTTGCACTGGGTAACTCCACAAATGCTCTGCGTTCCTGTCAATGAAGAAATCCCAGAAGTCTCTGATATGGTTGTAAAAGCAATTACAGGTTTGTGAACAATGAAGTTTACATTTACAGCTTTAAATTTCAGATCTGTTGTTCACAGAGATTGTTTTCTGCTGTCATCAGAAGGGGATCCAGGCTTTTAGATTTGCAGTAGTCTTTGTGGTATTGGACTAGCATATCATCTGTGAAGCAGGAATAACTTTTCCATCACAGAAGTGTTCAGGCTGACCTGATCTATTTGAAATACTTGGACTGAACCAAGAGAAGGTTGAATAAACAGATACTTTTATGGAACATCAAGCACCACAGATAAAAATTATGCAATTTTAGTATTGTCCAGTAAGTGTGCTACTCATTCAGCTGACTGATTAATATGGTTTTAATGATTTGAGAACACTTTTATCTTACAGATATTATCGAAATGGATTCAAAGCGTGTCCCTCGTGATAAATTAGCATGCATCACCAAGTGCAGCAAGCATATATTTAATGCTATTAAAATCACAAAAAATGAACCAGCTTCTGCTGATGACTTCCTTCCAACACTTATATACATTGTTTTGAAGGGAAACCCACCCCGCCTGCAGTCCAACATCCAGTATATAACACGCTTCTGTAATCCAAGCAGGTTAATGACAGGAGAAGATGGCTACTATTTTACCAACCTGGTAAGTGCAGGAATAGTGTTGACGTTTTATACAAGAAGATTGTCTTTTATTTGGATGTAGGAATTTCCAGTAAAGGCAAACACAGCataacacagaaggaaaataaccaCTATTTGAAGAGTAGTTTTAGAGGTTACTTAGAGTACAGCAAGCTCTTTTGCTTTGtatctcctctctcttccttctctgctttccaaACCAGCCAgtgctttgctttctttataATATTAAACACTTTATTTGAATAGTCTGATGCTAAGACTTGggtgtatttttattctgtaaggAGATAAGTACTTTCTATTCCTAAAATCCTGAGTTTGGACTGTGCAGATGTTACGGAGGCAAAGTTCCTCATTTAAGCCCATGAGAGTTTCTCTTGAAGGGACTGCAGAACTAGGCCATTAATGTGTGGCGGTAAACAGGCTTTTTAAAGCTTCTACAGGAGACATTTATTGGTGTGCTTGTTTATATTAGAAGGAATTACGATTATGAACTTGGCTTCTCTGCATTTCATTGTAAAGCAATTCTCGAGGGGAAAATAGGTAGTTGAATGAAGTACTTGGAATATTAAAAATTCTATCCTCCTCTCTGGAGGAGAGCATCCACAAGGTAAGATGGGCATTTGACATTCCTTCCTTCAGAAAATGAATAGAGAGCATAGCAGATCTCTGCTGATCAGATTATTCAATATTAATATAGTGCTCTTGTCTAGTTGTCATGTCTTGTTCTTTTTGGTCTCTCACCTCCAAAATGCAGTGACCGTGAGGTTTGTAGTGGGCACTATCCAGCCAGTCAGTACTGTTCAGCTGAAATGGTGTCTTCTGTATCGTTCTCCGAGTTTTCAACTACTTCAAactctggggagaggagagaggcatGTGAACTGGCCAGTACAGTTAGCTTCTGGAAAAGCTCTTTAGGAGCCAACTGTTGAggcattaaataaaataatcagttACTGGTCTAACAGCAGGATTAAAAAATAGAATGTGTAAGTTCCAATCTGTAGCTTGCAATGATACTCTGTTTTGTTtgcagtgctgtgctgtggcCTTCATTGAAAAACTGGATGCTCAGTCTTTAAATCTAAGCCAAGAAGATTTTGATCGTTTTATGACTGGTCAGACATCCCCAAAGAAGCAAGAATCTGACAGTTTTTCACCTGATGTGTGCCTGGGTGTTAAGCAAATGTATAAAAACTTAGACCTACTATCTCAGTTGAATGAGAGACAGGAAAGAATTGTCAATGAAGCCAAGAAGCTTGAGAAAGACCTAATAGATTGGACTGATGGAATTACAAAGGAAGTCCAAGATATTGTTGAGAAATATCCattagaaataaaaccaaaaaatcaaGCCTTAGCAGCTATTGACTCTGAAAATGTGGAGAATGACAAGCTGCCCCCACCACTGCAGCCTCAGGTTTATGCAGGATAATTATCAGTGTTAACTTTGAAAAGCATCATTATCCTCACCTAGTACTATCTGCTACTTGAGAAGGGAAGTAAATTTAAGGCTAAAAATCAGATGAGCTTAAATCAGTACATTTTTAAAGGTACATTTTTTTGTTAAGTGTAatgaattgtatttattttagtcAAGTAGATTTCTATtaggtttttgtgggtttttgaaCTGAATTTAAATTTTCTACACAAACCGGTGTAATTTTTAAGCAACACTAGTCCATTGACATCTTTCCTGAAAGCTTCCTTCTAAGCATGCACTTACTTGTTTTTAATAATTGGTTTAGCTTAAAGAATTCAAGTTCCAGCAGAAACTCGAAAGGTACCAATATTAATCTGAATTTATTCTGTAGCTGTAAAGATGAAATATATAttgtaaaatatgtaaaattgTAAATAGATTTAAAATCTAATGTTTCAGCTGTGCATGACATCTTGTGTATGAGTGAAAATGATATAAAAGTGTTCATTTTAGCACCTTTCAGTTAAATCACGTTGCAGTATAAAGGCAAGTACACTGTTAATGTCTCAATATGCTAGATGGTATAACTGATGAATTAGAGAGGATATTGTTGTAATGATCTGAAAACTTGACACTCATCCTGTAATctgctctgtaaaaaaaaaaaaaaagctatttaaaatatgACATTTCTTCATGTAAATGTTCTCTCTGCTTTGTCAGTACACCTGATAGCCTTCAGTGGTGCACGTTAAGTGCTGATATTACTACTTTTGAAGAGAATGTTGAGCCAAgcttcagaaaggaaggaaatatttttattaaaaattgcgTAATGTGGAAcaaaaagggggtggggaggagataGTGTAAGAGTTGCACCAAACATGGCTTTCTTTTTCTGGCATTGCCTAGTAATTTCCATCGGTGGGCTAGGTCTTGTTTGCCTTTTTGACAATCCTGGTAGATAAATAAGTTCATATAATTAGAGGCTGCTTTATAGAAGAAGCATGAGCCATTGCTCCGAGCAGAAAAGTGCactttattttcatgaaacatcAGTCTTCTGATCTTTAGTGACACCCACCCCCCCTTTAGCAAAGGGAGTTACCTTGCTGAAGTATTGAACATCAAGGTAAATATGGCTTTATGTCACTAAAAGTTTAATTGGTGTATTTCAAGTTAATAATAGCTCATTCCACAAAAAGTAACCTCTTGCAATATAACTTTTTTATGCCAgtgaaacattttatatataattttaaatatcttccAGTAATCCAGTCTGCCATGACTTGTTTGTGTACCTGAGATATCTAACATAAAGCTACTTAGCTTGAACTACTCTTAAGCAATGTTAAATTCTTATCATCAAGGAGGAAAGTACCTACCTCTTTATTATGTTCCACTGCTTTAAAAACACTGCTGTTTTAAATTTGCACTGCAATAATTTCAGACCACAACTGTGATTTGTCCCTTTTTTATCAAATGTATTTAGCCTTATGAACTATGCATTCCTCGTGTTTCAGAGATAACCAGTTACCCAAAAGCAATGAGCTAATCGGATGATCACAAGAAATTAATGTATCCATGTGTCACTGCGCCCAAATTGCTTAGGATCTGACCAGTGCTTGCAGTAATAATACTGtacagtctttattttctttataaacacTAGGTGCTAATTCTGATATCCAGGTACACAGGTTTtccggggggagggagggggagcaAACTTTTAGCTGTTGTAAATTGCCATGTTTAAATAAAAGTGTGTACATTATGCCCTTGTTAATGAGTTCCTAAAAATCTCATCACTGGGTTTTGTTATGCTGTTAATGATTAATGTGAATATAATTGTGACTGCTTCTGCATTCTCTGTGTTTTGGCTAATGCACTCATTAGCCGTTCAAGTGCAAGTCTAGGTAacaatgtctttttctttgcagaaagatCATTGTAGTGATTAAGTACTTAAGAACGACTTGCTGGTGCATTTGTAACTAAAGTATCTCTTATTCACATGCCAGCTTGTTATCAAGCCACTAAAGTGGGAGCGTTTTCAGCAAATAAATCCTCTGAATGCCTCCTAAGGCAGGTAAGGTGGATTTCCATGCCCCATCTAAAAGTTAGCAAGCAGGAGTGGTTTGCTCCTAGCAGTAGTATAGCCTGAGTAGTAACAACGCTGGGAGCAGCTCTCACAGGAACTTGCATTCTAGCGTTTGAGTAACTAGACTGCTTTAAGACCTTGTCAATATTTTACTAGGCAAATGACCTGTCTGTAGGTAAAACAGGTAAATAGTTTTGTCCTGCTTAAAAGTAAGGTAGTTCAGTTGCCCTAGTAATAACTGCAGAGTATCTTTCCAGTGTTTAAAAATTCAGACTGGGCAAGCCATCATGCACAGCGTGCTGCGAGGTGCCGCTGGCTGGGCTGGGAAGATGCTGTGTCAGTTCTGGGCTCAGCATGAGCTGACGAACCCTCTAGTAAGCAGTACCAGATCGGCTCGGTACTTGCTCCAGACTTTGGGTACAGGGCATCACTGTAGTATAGAGATGCTCTGGTCCCACAGGCAAGTTTGGGATGAGATACAGTGAGAGACCCCAGTGATgcaacattggaccaggctgcccagggaagtcgttgagtccccatccctggaggtttttaaaagacgtgtagatgaggcgcttagggacacggtttagtgggcatggtggtgttgggttgacggttggactcgatgatcttagaggtcttttccaacctcaatgattctatgattctatgattctaagttgtgAAATAGTATCAATGAACAAGTTACTTGTGAACACGAGAGTTTAATTGAAATACTGTCTTAAAGTGAATTGGAATACAGGCTGCTGTGCTTTGGTGACAGTCACACTATCAGAAATTCTTTGTTTTTTCAACAGCCCACTGCTAGTTcagtattactgaaaataaacacCATGCAGCTTGTTACTAGGAATCAGATCTTAAGTTGTAAACAACTTCTTTGCATGTGAACTAcctatttattttgctgtagtaAAGAACCTATTTTACAGGAAGTACTGGTTAAACTGTACGACGTCTTTGGTTTCACATAGCTGAATTATGACATTAAATTGATGATTCTACCCAGTTATCATCAATGTTTACAGATTCTCTGGTGTATATTCTCCTGTGGCTGGGTATCTCGTGCTTAAGGTAGGGAGGCACAGATAGATGCTGACTTATATAGCTAGTGCTATTTAACGGCAACTTGAAAAAAAGGGTTAAAATGGTTGAGGGAAGAGGAAGCAGTGTTCCATCTGATAAAGAACTGAACCTTGGAGGCTTATTTGCTGTAGTAGCTGCAACATAGGACAAAATGGTTTTGACGCTTCATCTAGATATCTAGTAGGAGATAAGGTGTCCTTTTGCTTTATCTACAGCCACCATCCTTTTGTCAGACGTGTACAGAACTAgtgtatatgattttttttttaatcgtctGAGAGGCGTGCCAAATGTGCATTGGCACTACTGCCTCCTGCTTTCCAAAAGCCACGGTCAAGGAGGGAGTTGGTCACTAAGGCGAGTAATTCAGTACTGTCCTTGGACATCGTCGAAGACAGGGTCATTTCTGACCTTTCTGATCCTGAGGAAAATACTGTGGTTTTACCTTTCCAAGTTACCATAACTCTTGCAAATACTTACGGCTGCTTTCCTTCCAGCTTGTCAAACTGCTGCTGATGGAGTCAGGGGTAGGTTGGCAGGGTGGAGACCCTGGCTGTAAATCGCAGGGTGTTGCAGCAGGGTTAGGATGGAGCAACGGGCTGCGACAGCTCGGTAATGCTGGAGGGCGGGGAGTGCTGTTACCTTCCACTGGATCGTGACGGGTTTAATCTTGAACGCTTTTAGGTATTGGAcaccgtttaaaaaaaaataaagttgttttggATAGATTTTAGTGGaaaagggggtggagggaagagcGGCTAGGAAATGTCGGCAACAGCTTTGTAGCAGGAGCTGGGGCTCCGCCGGggctgcacacacacccccccccccccgccgcctccagCGCCGCGCTCTGGCCTGAGAAGACGACGAGGGGGAGCCGTGAGCGCTTCACCCGCCCCGAGCCGCCGCCTACGAGCCCGTTCCTGGCGCAGCAGCGAGCGCGACCGGCCGGCGGTGCCCGCTcagccgccgccggggccgggccgggccggggcctcTGGGGCGCCGGGCGCGGTggggccccgcccgccgcccggctccgcccgcGCGTTGCCGGCGCCGCAGCAATCTTGTTCCCCCCGCGCCACCGTCCGCGCGGGCGGCCGGGGTGAGAGGTCACGGCTGCGTCCCCGGAagcagcgggaggcggcggcggaggaggaggcgggtgtCCGGGCAGCGGCGCCGGCAGCGGCTTCCCCCCGCTCCCGTCCGgccccgtccccgcagcccccgtcAGGGCAGGAGGATGGTGCAGGGCCCTCCCGCACGGCAGCCCCGCCGCCTCTGAGTCCCGCCGCTGCCTCCGGGCCTCGacccgcccggcccgggggccTCTTCCCCGCTTCGGGCGCCGGTAAGATGGGGACGGGGGTGGCTCTGGCTGACGGGGCGCGAAGGTCCCGGCTGTTGCCGGCCTGGCGGGCCCGGGCGCGGTGGGCGTGAGTCGCCTTCGTCCTCCTCCGCGGTGGGGGCGGGGGTCGGGGTCCTGCCGGTGTGCGGCGGGGGCACCTCCGGGCCTCGACGCCGAGATCCCGCTGGCGGGTCCGCGGGCAGGAGCGGGTTGTTGGGTTGCTCCGGTGACGGTTGTATAACGGTTGGGAGCGGCTGCGGGAGCGGCTGCCGGACCCTCGGCCCCATTGCCGGGGGCTGGGCGGGCGGGCTGGGCGCACCCCGCCTCTGCCTCCGGCCTCGGCACAGGTTTGCTTCCAGGCCGTTTGTTTCCAGAGCTACGCGGCACAACGATGAACGGGCGTCATTTGGCCTGGCCGATAGATTTCAGCGTTAGTTTTACTTTATTGTTTACttcaaaaaattttttaaaaaggttgttAGCTTGAACTTCGTATGTGTGGCATCGCACcaggaaaaaatagtaagaaagagTAATTCCGGTAGCACTAAAAATCCTTCGGTTTCAAAATAGCTTCTGAATAATGATTCCTTCATTGGTTTTTTGCTATTCACGACATATCCGTATTTTATCCTCTTTTACTTTTTTGATTTAACTTATGTCTAAAgatgttttggtgtttttaataataaaatttctGGTGCAACATGGCTGCTAGACACCTAACGTTAAATTTGAACCGTATATCATAGTCACAGATACGGACACCCTGGGAAACATTTGTGCCCGACAAGGGAAAGAAGAGATTAcagcacagcttttctttttctttttttttttttctttccctttgtttgctttttaggtGCTTGTCTAATCTGGGGAAATTTATTTGCTTGATTAGCTCTAGTGGTATAATTATACGGGTAAATTTGCCCTGTTAGACAAACCTTGAGTCTAGGTAAGAATTCATTAAGGGTTACTCCCCACGTCCTCATCGAACTTCTGAGAAGTTTTGCCGTTGGAAGTATATCGTGGAGCGAAAGCCTATCGTGGCTAGGCCTGTCTCTTGTGGTCAATCATTAATGCGGTTTTGTAAATGGTTGAGTTACAGGAAATACACGCTAATACTTTTGCTTCTAGGCTGGACGTACAAAATGGTTCTAGGTTCATCTAGTGAACTACCGCCACTTCCATCTGCCTGCTTTTCCTCCGGTCTCTGGGAATGAGCCGGCGGCTGCAATCCAGTTTCTGGTCAGCAGGACAGGGGACAACTTTTGTAGGCAGGCTGAGCAGAGGTAACATTGAATTGTGCCGGTGAGACTGAATGCTCTTTGGCCGTAGATTTAGTCCCATCAAAGAGGATTAAGACCTTAGTAGCTTTGTTACTTCCTGTGATTCAAGGAGCGGCTCGGGGCCGGTGGAATGTGATTCTTCTTTTCCACTTGAAAGACAGGAACTTGAAATGCCGCCTGATGATACAAAATAGACAGTGTGCTCTGTCAGTGGAGAGGAGCATCTGAGGGCACGAACAAACAGACCTCGGTGTCCTTTGTGTGAGCCGGATGCATCCGGCAAGAGACAGGAGGCTGGCACGTCCATCACCCCGGATGGATGTCGTACCACAGGAGTGCAGCTCCCTCCTTAAACGCTCCCTGACGGTGTTCCTGCAGATCTGTTAGCTCTGAtcgtctttatttttttattaaatagcaTAATATTTTTTGTAGAAATGAAGCT
This window contains:
- the RABGEF1 gene encoding rab5 GDP/GTP exchange factor isoform X3 produces the protein MSLKSERRGIHVDQSELLCKKGCGYYGNPAWQGFCSKCWREEYHKARQKQIQEDWELAERLQREEEEAYASSQSTQGAQSLTFSKFEEKKTNEKTRKVTTVKKFFTASSRTGAKKVAQEKIVKQGQLGRERNADNILRDLKEIFTPSWELASPTEEIQEAKAPSPSINRQASIETDRVSKEFIEFLKTYHKPGQDIYKQCKLFLDAMNHKRELSIEEQSECAQDFYQNVAEKLQTRWKVPPEKVEKAMDQIEKYIMTRQYKYVFCPETTDDEKKDLAVQKRIRALHWVTPQMLCVPVNEEIPEVSDMVVKAITDIIEMDSKRVPRDKLACITKCSKHIFNAIKITKNEPASADDFLPTLIYIVLKGNPPRLQSNIQYITRFCNPSRLMTGEDGYYFTNLCCAVAFIEKLDAQSLNLSQEDFDRFMTGQTSPKKQESDSFSPDVCLGVKQMYKNLDLLSQLNERQERIVNEAKKLEKDLIDWTDGITKEVQDIVEKYPLEIKPKNQALAAIDSENVENDKLPPPLQPQVYAG
- the RABGEF1 gene encoding rab5 GDP/GTP exchange factor isoform X5: MSLKSERRGIHVDQSELLCKKGCGYYGNPAWQGFCSKCWREEYHKARQKQIQEDWELAERLQREEEEAYASSQSTQGAQSLTFSKFEEKKTNEKTRKVTTVKKFFTASSRTGAKKEIQEAKAPSPSINRQASIETDRVSKEFIEFLKTYHKPGQDIYKQCKLFLDAMNHKRELSIEEQSECAQDFYQNVAEKLQTRWKVPPEKVEKAMDQIEKYIMTRQYKYVFCPETTDDEKKDLAVQKRIRALHWVTPQMLCVPVNEEIPEVSDMVVKAITDIIEMDSKRVPRDKLACITKCSKHIFNAIKITKNEPASADDFLPTLIYIVLKGNPPRLQSNIQYITRFCNPSRLMTGEDGYYFTNLCCAVAFIEKLDAQSLNLSQEDFDRFMTGQTSPKKQESDSFSPDVCLGVKQMYKNLDLLSQLNERQERIVNEAKKLEKDLIDWTDGITKEVQDIVEKYPLEIKPKNQALAAIDSENVENDKLPPPLQPQVYAG
- the RABGEF1 gene encoding rab5 GDP/GTP exchange factor isoform X2 gives rise to the protein MSLKSERRGIHVDQSELLCKKGCGYYGNPAWQGFCSKCWREEYHKARQKQIQEDWELAERLQREEEEAYASSQSTQGAQSLTFSKFEEKKTNEKTRKVTTVKKFFTASSRTGAKKVAQEKIVKQGQLGRERNADNILRDLKEIFTPSWELASPTEAEIQEAKAPSPSINRQASIETDRVSKEFIEFLKTYHKPGQDIYKQCKLFLDAMNHKRELSIEEQSECAQDFYQNVAEKLQTRWKVPPEKVEKAMDQIEKYIMTRQYKYVFCPETTDDEKKDLAVQKRIRALHWVTPQMLCVPVNEEIPEVSDMVVKAITDIIEMDSKRVPRDKLACITKCSKHIFNAIKITKNEPASADDFLPTLIYIVLKGNPPRLQSNIQYITRFCNPSRLMTGEDGYYFTNLCCAVAFIEKLDAQSLNLSQEDFDRFMTGQTSPKKQESDSFSPDVCLGVKQMYKNLDLLSQLNERQERIVNEAKKLEKDLIDWTDGITKEVQDIVEKYPLEIKPKNQALAAIDSENVENDKLPPPLQPQVYAG
- the RABGEF1 gene encoding rab5 GDP/GTP exchange factor isoform X1, encoding MSLKSERRGIHVDQSELLCKKGCGYYGNPAWQGFCSKCWREEYHKARQKQIQEDWELAERLQREEEEAYASSQSTQGAQSLTFSKFEEKKTNEKTRKVTTVKKFFTASSRTGAKKVAQEKIVKQGQLGRERNADNILRDLKEIFTPSWELASPTEVLAGKLKEIQEAKAPSPSINRQASIETDRVSKEFIEFLKTYHKPGQDIYKQCKLFLDAMNHKRELSIEEQSECAQDFYQNVAEKLQTRWKVPPEKVEKAMDQIEKYIMTRQYKYVFCPETTDDEKKDLAVQKRIRALHWVTPQMLCVPVNEEIPEVSDMVVKAITDIIEMDSKRVPRDKLACITKCSKHIFNAIKITKNEPASADDFLPTLIYIVLKGNPPRLQSNIQYITRFCNPSRLMTGEDGYYFTNLCCAVAFIEKLDAQSLNLSQEDFDRFMTGQTSPKKQESDSFSPDVCLGVKQMYKNLDLLSQLNERQERIVNEAKKLEKDLIDWTDGITKEVQDIVEKYPLEIKPKNQALAAIDSENVENDKLPPPLQPQVYAG
- the RABGEF1 gene encoding rab5 GDP/GTP exchange factor isoform X4; this encodes MSLKSERRGIHVDQSELLCKKGCGYYGNPAWQGFCSKCWREEYHKARQKQIQEDWELAERLQREEEEAYASSQSTQGAQSLTFSKFEEKKTNEKTRKVTTVKKFFTASSRTGAKKAEIQEAKAPSPSINRQASIETDRVSKEFIEFLKTYHKPGQDIYKQCKLFLDAMNHKRELSIEEQSECAQDFYQNVAEKLQTRWKVPPEKVEKAMDQIEKYIMTRQYKYVFCPETTDDEKKDLAVQKRIRALHWVTPQMLCVPVNEEIPEVSDMVVKAITDIIEMDSKRVPRDKLACITKCSKHIFNAIKITKNEPASADDFLPTLIYIVLKGNPPRLQSNIQYITRFCNPSRLMTGEDGYYFTNLCCAVAFIEKLDAQSLNLSQEDFDRFMTGQTSPKKQESDSFSPDVCLGVKQMYKNLDLLSQLNERQERIVNEAKKLEKDLIDWTDGITKEVQDIVEKYPLEIKPKNQALAAIDSENVENDKLPPPLQPQVYAG